A genomic segment from Bradyrhizobium sp. CB1015 encodes:
- a CDS encoding IS481 family transposase → MDTHKNAPLTPKGREAMVRSVIEDGLTKAAAALQFNVSAKTVAKWVKRFREEGVDGLRDRSSKPLSSPSQTPVATCTVIEALRRQRHIGKQIAAEVGVSPATVSRILRRLGLNRLRDLEPAEPVRRYEREHPGELIHIDIKKLGKFKRIGHRITGDRMGQSSLRARGEGPGWEYVHVCIDDASRIAFSKVMKSERQGCAVSFLKAAIAYYASLGIKVERVMTDNGSCYKSFAFRKACRRLGLKHIRTKPYTPKTNGKAERFIQTSLREWAYARAYNTSEERAAELPRWLHSYNWHRPHGSIGSMPPISRLALTRNNLLRLHS, encoded by the coding sequence GCGCTCCAGTTCAATGTTTCAGCCAAGACCGTCGCCAAGTGGGTCAAGCGCTTCCGCGAGGAAGGTGTGGATGGGTTGCGTGATCGCTCCTCAAAACCCCTTTCATCGCCAAGCCAAACCCCTGTCGCCACATGCACCGTCATCGAGGCGTTGCGCCGGCAGCGCCACATAGGCAAGCAAATCGCCGCCGAGGTAGGCGTCTCGCCAGCGACCGTCAGCCGTATCCTGCGGCGGCTGGGATTGAACCGATTGCGCGATTTGGAACCAGCCGAGCCAGTGCGGCGCTATGAACGTGAACACCCCGGCGAGCTGATCCACATCGACATCAAAAAGCTGGGCAAGTTCAAACGTATAGGCCATCGCATCACCGGCGACCGAATGGGGCAGAGCAGCCTGCGGGCGCGCGGTGAAGGGCCTGGCTGGGAATATGTCCACGTCTGTATCGACGATGCTTCGCGGATCGCCTTCAGCAAGGTCATGAAGAGCGAACGACAGGGCTGCGCCGTGAGTTTCCTCAAGGCCGCGATCGCCTACTATGCGAGCCTGGGCATCAAGGTCGAGCGGGTGATGACCGACAACGGCTCTTGCTACAAATCCTTCGCCTTCCGCAAAGCCTGCAGACGTCTCGGCCTCAAGCATATCCGCACCAAGCCTTATACTCCGAAGACCAACGGCAAGGCCGAGCGCTTCATCCAGACCAGTTTGCGCGAATGGGCCTATGCCCGCGCTTACAACACCTCAGAAGAAAGGGCTGCTGAACTGCCGAGATGGCTGCACAGCTATAACTGGCACCGCCCGCATGGCAGTATCGGCTCGATGCCACCGATCAGCAGACTCGCCCTAACCAGGAACAACCTGTTGAGGCTCCACAGCTAG
- a CDS encoding TetR/AcrR family transcriptional regulator, whose product MKKTKRGRPPKDLAGDAQVRILDAAQQLFLEKGYRSASIDDISELAPASKPTIYAHFPGKEALFAAVVARTVDGLTDFDGFVPEGRTIEDKLMSLGTEIVERFLEESLGMVRTTIAESQQFPELSRNVHDAARDRSLAAVSQLLDDATQKLARTPRGPFSAKRSRATAQIFLDLILLPMLFRALVGETSKDLEKELRGFVRERVSFFLAACETDWTH is encoded by the coding sequence ATGAAGAAGACCAAACGAGGCAGACCGCCCAAGGACCTTGCCGGCGATGCACAGGTCCGCATCCTCGATGCCGCTCAGCAATTGTTTCTGGAGAAGGGATACCGCAGCGCGAGCATCGACGACATTTCCGAGCTCGCGCCCGCCAGCAAACCGACGATCTACGCCCACTTCCCAGGCAAGGAAGCACTGTTCGCGGCGGTGGTGGCCCGCACCGTCGACGGCCTGACGGATTTCGACGGCTTCGTGCCGGAAGGGCGCACCATCGAGGACAAGCTGATGAGCCTCGGGACCGAGATCGTCGAAAGATTCCTGGAGGAATCGCTCGGGATGGTGCGCACCACGATCGCGGAATCGCAGCAGTTTCCGGAGCTGAGCCGCAATGTTCATGACGCTGCCCGCGACCGGTCTCTGGCCGCAGTGTCCCAGCTCCTGGACGACGCCACTCAGAAGCTGGCTCGCACGCCGAGAGGTCCGTTCAGCGCCAAGCGGAGCCGCGCCACCGCGCAAATCTTCCTCGATCTCATTCTGCTGCCGATGCTGTTTCGCGCGCTGGTCGGCGAGACCTCGAAGGACCTGGAGAAAGAACTTCGTGGCTTCGTGCGCGAGCGCGTCAGCTTTTTCCTGGCCGCCTGCGAGACGGACTGGACGCACTAA
- a CDS encoding sensor histidine kinase codes for MPEGVLLRELHHRVTNGVAFAINLVSAAAIRAEGAEAKGALSDVAELLHGYADVHRALGMPPGDTLIQAATYIRKLGCGMRRAVLDRMNIQLAFATQPLALQPQRCWHLGLIAHELVMHAARHACFDARAGQIRIKLTRTGALVNCVILDNGSHPAREASDRELRIARDIARALGGRIEQGFGAEFTSIVLSFPLTERERGANWSIATRQMRAPRRSKATVSNRPSADALGGLLSPSHHTDAP; via the coding sequence TTGCCGGAAGGCGTGCTGCTGCGCGAGCTGCATCACAGGGTCACCAACGGTGTTGCCTTCGCCATCAATCTGGTCTCCGCCGCCGCCATCCGTGCCGAAGGGGCGGAAGCCAAGGGCGCGCTTAGCGACGTCGCCGAGCTGCTGCACGGCTATGCCGACGTGCATCGTGCGCTCGGGATGCCGCCGGGCGACACCTTGATCCAGGCTGCGACCTACATCCGCAAGCTGGGCTGTGGCATGCGCCGGGCGGTCCTGGACCGGATGAACATTCAGCTGGCATTCGCGACACAGCCCCTCGCGCTTCAGCCGCAGCGCTGCTGGCACCTGGGGTTGATCGCCCATGAGCTCGTGATGCACGCGGCACGACACGCTTGTTTCGATGCACGGGCCGGACAGATCAGGATCAAGCTGACGCGCACCGGTGCGCTGGTGAACTGCGTGATCCTGGACAACGGCTCGCATCCCGCGCGGGAAGCTTCCGATCGCGAATTGCGCATTGCCAGGGATATCGCGCGGGCTCTCGGCGGACGCATCGAGCAGGGTTTCGGAGCGGAATTCACCTCGATCGTCCTTTCGTTCCCGCTGACCGAGCGCGAACGGGGCGCAAACTGGTCGATCGCAACGCGCCAGATGAGGGCTCCGCGTCGCTCGAAAGCCACCGTTTCGAACCGCCCATCCGCCGATGCGCTTGGCGGGCTGTTGTCACCCTCCCACCATACGGACGCGCCATGA
- a CDS encoding efflux RND transporter periplasmic adaptor subunit, giving the protein MTSQYSSPVRTPHVGKAFAAASVLVSIALTGCNDHAAQTATRAALVRTTIVQPRDRESSRTLTGEVQARFRADLSFRVSGRVVARIVDVGAHVNKGDVLARLDPAEQQADVDAATAAVASAEAQLRVAKATFERQKALIASGFTTRTVYDQAQEGLRTAEGLLEAARAQLGTSRDALGYTVLRAEADGVVTARNLEVGQVVPAAQPVFSLAQDGERDAVFEIYESVFLGQTDSRRVTLALVSDPSVAAAGEVREISPAIDAKSSTIRVKVSIANPPAAMTLGSAVSGTVKAKAQNEITLPWSALMAAGSRPAVWTVDPRTQTASLKPVTVGAYEAGQVLIKAGLEPGERVVVDGGKLLSVGQSVTEEGGQS; this is encoded by the coding sequence ATGACAAGCCAATATTCGAGCCCTGTTCGAACGCCACATGTGGGGAAGGCCTTCGCCGCGGCCTCCGTGCTTGTCAGCATTGCGTTGACAGGTTGCAACGATCACGCGGCGCAGACGGCCACACGGGCAGCGCTGGTCCGGACCACGATCGTACAGCCGCGCGATCGGGAATCCTCCCGCACGTTGACGGGAGAAGTCCAGGCGCGCTTCCGTGCCGATCTTTCGTTCCGCGTCAGCGGACGGGTGGTTGCGCGCATCGTGGACGTCGGTGCGCACGTCAACAAGGGCGACGTCCTCGCCCGTCTCGATCCGGCCGAGCAACAGGCAGATGTCGACGCTGCGACGGCGGCAGTGGCCTCGGCCGAAGCCCAACTGCGCGTGGCCAAAGCTACGTTCGAGCGGCAGAAAGCGCTGATTGCAAGCGGTTTCACCACCCGCACGGTCTACGACCAGGCCCAGGAAGGTCTGCGGACCGCCGAGGGCCTGCTGGAGGCGGCCAGGGCGCAGCTGGGCACCTCGCGCGATGCGCTCGGATACACCGTGCTGCGCGCGGAAGCGGACGGCGTTGTCACCGCGCGAAATCTCGAGGTCGGCCAAGTCGTTCCGGCTGCCCAACCCGTGTTCTCGCTTGCGCAGGACGGGGAGCGGGATGCCGTCTTCGAGATCTACGAATCCGTCTTCCTTGGCCAGACCGACAGCCGCCGCGTGACGCTGGCGCTGGTCTCCGATCCCAGCGTTGCAGCAGCGGGTGAGGTCAGAGAGATTTCACCGGCCATCGACGCGAAGAGCTCCACGATCCGCGTCAAGGTGTCCATCGCGAATCCGCCGGCTGCGATGACGCTGGGCAGCGCCGTCTCGGGGACGGTGAAGGCTAAAGCTCAGAACGAGATCACCCTGCCCTGGAGCGCGCTGATGGCGGCGGGTAGCAGGCCAGCCGTCTGGACCGTTGACCCCAGGACGCAGACAGCGTCGCTGAAGCCCGTCACGGTCGGCGCTTATGAAGCCGGTCAGGTGCTGATCAAGGCAGGCCTCGAGCCCGGCGAGCGCGTCGTCGTCGACGGCGGCAAGCTCCTGAGCGTCGGTCAATCGGTCACTGAGGAGGGAGGTCAGTCATGA
- a CDS encoding efflux RND transporter periplasmic adaptor subunit, which translates to MKRQVMMIAGTVAAAALLTGCQQETKAPEPVRPVLSMVATPNSGDSTVAVGVVEPRYKTNLGFRVLGRLTSRPVDVGDIVSEGQIIGTIDPTALDLAVRAAKAQLAKAEAQLATAKATEERQRTLITSDATTRQTLDNAEQARAGAEANVAQEQANLTKAIEQLGYARIKADFGGVVTAVDAEVGQVVSPGQTVVTIARPDIREAVVDIGEDLPVPLDVGLTFTVSLQLLPTVQVEGRIREIAPQADAVTRLRRVRIALDNPPESFRLGATVTAKFGKDQSKVLRLHASAVLAKDGADFVWVVDQSAGTVSLQKIEGVADEAGIRVTGGLAAGTRVVTAGIHSLKPGQHVRIEQDQEP; encoded by the coding sequence ATGAAGCGGCAGGTCATGATGATCGCTGGCACGGTCGCGGCGGCCGCATTGCTGACCGGCTGCCAGCAGGAGACGAAGGCGCCGGAGCCCGTGCGCCCCGTGCTCTCGATGGTAGCCACGCCGAATAGCGGTGACAGCACGGTTGCGGTCGGCGTCGTCGAGCCGCGCTACAAGACCAACCTTGGCTTTCGCGTACTCGGACGCCTGACGTCGCGTCCGGTCGACGTTGGCGACATCGTCAGCGAGGGACAGATCATCGGCACGATTGATCCCACCGCGCTCGATCTCGCCGTTCGCGCAGCCAAAGCTCAGCTTGCCAAGGCCGAGGCGCAGCTTGCGACGGCCAAGGCCACGGAGGAGCGGCAACGAACGCTCATCACCAGCGATGCGACCACCAGGCAGACGCTGGACAATGCCGAGCAAGCCCGCGCCGGCGCCGAAGCAAACGTGGCGCAGGAGCAGGCGAACCTGACCAAAGCGATCGAGCAACTCGGCTATGCCCGGATCAAGGCTGACTTCGGCGGCGTCGTCACCGCTGTCGACGCGGAAGTCGGTCAGGTGGTCTCGCCCGGTCAAACCGTGGTGACGATCGCGCGGCCGGACATTCGCGAGGCGGTCGTCGATATCGGGGAAGACCTGCCTGTGCCGCTCGACGTCGGTCTCACGTTCACCGTCAGCCTGCAGCTCCTCCCCACCGTTCAAGTCGAGGGCAGGATTCGCGAAATCGCGCCGCAAGCCGATGCGGTGACGCGGCTGCGACGTGTCCGGATTGCGCTCGACAACCCGCCCGAAAGCTTCCGTCTCGGCGCAACCGTCACGGCGAAGTTCGGCAAGGATCAGAGCAAGGTCTTGCGCCTGCACGCATCGGCGGTGCTCGCCAAGGACGGCGCGGATTTCGTCTGGGTGGTCGATCAGTCCGCCGGCACCGTCTCCTTGCAGAAGATCGAGGGTGTCGCCGATGAGGCGGGCATCCGCGTCACCGGTGGGCTTGCTGCAGGCACCCGCGTCGTTACCGCCGGAATTCACAGCCTCAAGCCAGGACAGCACGTCCGCATCGAACAGGATCAAGAGCCATGA
- a CDS encoding efflux RND transporter permease subunit produces the protein MKSFNLSDWALGHRSLVWYFMIAFMAAGLFAYLQLGRQEDPDFTIKTMVIQAQWPGASPEEMTRQVTDRIEKKLEELESLDYTKSVTVAGQTTVFVYLRDSTKAADVKPTWVRVRNMIADIRGDFPQGVVGPGFNDRFGDVFGNVYAFTSDGLSQRQLRDRVEDIRAKVLTVPDVGKVDILGAQDEVIYLELSTRKVAALGFDIKAVMTSLQGQNAVAPSGVFQEGPERISVRVNGQFASEASLKTVNLRINDRFFPLTDVATITRGYADPPSTLFRYNGQPAIALAVGMKSGANLLQFGEALKEEMGRIIADLPIGVGVHLVADQPVVVEHAVSGFTEALFEAVIIVLGISFLSLGMRAGLVVAIAIPLVLAITFVVMAYCGISLQRISLGALIIALGLLVDDAMIAVEMMVARLEVGDPLEKAATHVYTSTAFPMLTGTLVTVAGFIPIGLNSSNAGEFTFTLFVVIAVSLIVSWIVAVLFTPLLGVTILPAKMKGHHEQKGRMAQMFARLLLFCMHHRWSTIAVTVGAFLLALFGLQFVQQQFFPSSDRAELVIDWNLPQNASITETNMQMARFEREQLQGNQSVEHWSTYVGTGAPRFVLSFDVQTANTWFGQQVIVTKGGIPARDRLKAQFEDYLRRTFPGTDTYVKLLEVGPPVGRPVQYRLSGPDIAKVRDLSQKLAAIVRSSPDLGNVVFDWMEPARVVKVDVFQDKARQLGLTSEDIATTLNSVLRGSPITQVRDSIYLVNVTGRATAAERASIDTLRDLQLTGLGGRAVPLGAVANLRYELEQPTIWRRARIPTITLKAAVISNVQPKTVVDQLAPKVAEFAKQLPAGYAIKIGGSVEESAKSQGPIIAVVPLMLFVMATVLMVQLQSFSRLFLVFAVAPLALIGVVIAMLPSGAPLGFVAILGVLALIGILVRNSVILIVQIEDLKNEGRPAWDAVVEATEHRMRPILLTAAAASLALIPIAREIFWGPMAYAMMGGIIVGTLLTLLFLPALYVAWFRIRPDHADEAPSHDPEAVANDAPAEDGPARNAPQRVLEPQI, from the coding sequence ATGAAGTCGTTCAACCTTTCCGACTGGGCGCTGGGCCACCGCTCGCTCGTCTGGTACTTCATGATCGCCTTCATGGCGGCCGGCCTGTTTGCCTATCTCCAGCTCGGACGGCAGGAGGATCCTGACTTCACCATCAAGACCATGGTGATCCAGGCGCAGTGGCCCGGCGCCTCGCCCGAGGAGATGACGCGTCAGGTCACCGACCGGATCGAGAAGAAGCTGGAGGAGCTGGAATCGCTCGACTACACCAAGAGCGTGACGGTCGCCGGTCAGACCACCGTCTTCGTCTACTTGCGCGATTCGACCAAGGCGGCCGACGTCAAGCCGACCTGGGTGCGCGTTCGCAACATGATCGCAGACATCCGGGGCGATTTCCCGCAAGGCGTGGTCGGCCCCGGTTTCAACGACCGCTTCGGTGACGTCTTCGGCAACGTCTACGCCTTCACCAGCGACGGCTTGAGCCAGCGACAGCTCCGCGACCGGGTCGAGGATATAAGGGCCAAGGTGCTGACCGTGCCCGATGTCGGCAAGGTCGACATTCTCGGCGCGCAGGACGAGGTGATCTACCTCGAACTCTCCACCCGCAAGGTCGCGGCTCTCGGCTTCGATATCAAAGCCGTCATGACTTCGCTGCAAGGTCAGAACGCGGTGGCGCCCTCCGGCGTGTTCCAGGAGGGGCCGGAGCGGATCAGCGTCCGCGTCAACGGCCAGTTCGCCTCCGAGGCGAGCCTGAAGACGGTCAATCTGCGCATCAACGATCGCTTCTTCCCGCTGACCGATGTTGCCACGATCACGCGCGGCTATGCCGATCCGCCGTCGACGCTGTTCAGATACAACGGTCAGCCCGCCATTGCGCTCGCGGTCGGCATGAAGTCCGGTGCCAACCTGCTCCAGTTCGGCGAGGCGCTGAAGGAGGAGATGGGGAGGATCATCGCCGACCTGCCGATCGGCGTCGGCGTGCACCTCGTTGCCGACCAGCCCGTCGTGGTCGAACATGCCGTGTCCGGCTTCACCGAAGCGCTGTTCGAGGCCGTGATCATCGTGCTCGGCATCAGCTTCCTGAGCCTAGGGATGCGTGCCGGTCTCGTGGTCGCGATCGCCATTCCGCTCGTGCTCGCGATCACCTTCGTCGTGATGGCCTATTGCGGCATCTCGCTGCAACGCATTTCGCTCGGGGCCCTGATCATCGCGCTTGGTCTTCTGGTCGACGATGCCATGATCGCCGTCGAGATGATGGTGGCCCGGCTCGAGGTCGGCGATCCCCTCGAAAAGGCGGCGACCCACGTCTATACGTCGACGGCGTTCCCGATGCTGACGGGAACGCTGGTCACCGTCGCCGGATTCATCCCGATCGGGCTGAACAGCAGCAACGCCGGCGAGTTCACCTTCACCCTGTTCGTGGTGATCGCGGTATCGCTGATCGTCTCCTGGATCGTGGCGGTGTTGTTCACGCCCTTGCTCGGCGTCACGATCCTTCCCGCCAAGATGAAGGGGCATCACGAGCAAAAAGGACGGATGGCGCAGATGTTCGCGCGCCTGCTCCTGTTCTGCATGCATCATCGCTGGAGCACCATTGCGGTCACCGTCGGCGCCTTCCTGCTTGCGCTGTTCGGCTTGCAGTTCGTGCAGCAGCAGTTCTTCCCCTCGTCCGACCGCGCCGAGCTGGTGATCGACTGGAACCTGCCGCAGAACGCCTCGATCACCGAGACCAACATGCAGATGGCGCGTTTCGAGCGCGAGCAATTGCAGGGCAACCAATCGGTCGAGCACTGGTCGACCTATGTCGGCACCGGCGCGCCGCGCTTCGTGCTGTCGTTCGATGTTCAGACCGCCAACACCTGGTTCGGCCAGCAGGTGATCGTGACCAAGGGCGGCATTCCGGCGCGCGACCGGCTCAAGGCGCAGTTCGAGGACTATTTGAGGAGGACGTTCCCGGGCACCGACACCTACGTCAAGCTGCTCGAGGTCGGCCCTCCGGTCGGGCGTCCGGTGCAGTACCGTCTCAGCGGGCCTGATATCGCCAAGGTGCGCGATCTCTCACAGAAGCTTGCGGCAATCGTGCGGAGCAGTCCCGATCTCGGCAACGTGGTGTTCGACTGGATGGAGCCGGCCCGCGTCGTCAAGGTCGACGTGTTCCAGGACAAGGCGCGCCAGCTCGGTCTGACCTCGGAAGACATCGCCACCACGCTGAACTCGGTGCTTCGGGGATCGCCGATCACCCAGGTACGTGACAGCATCTATCTGGTCAACGTCACGGGACGCGCCACCGCGGCGGAGCGTGCCTCGATCGACACGCTGCGCGACCTGCAATTGACCGGTCTCGGCGGTCGAGCCGTGCCGCTCGGGGCCGTCGCCAATCTGCGCTACGAGCTGGAGCAGCCCACGATCTGGCGCCGCGCGCGGATTCCGACCATCACGCTGAAGGCCGCCGTCATCAGCAACGTTCAGCCGAAGACGGTCGTTGACCAGCTCGCGCCGAAAGTAGCGGAATTTGCAAAGCAGCTGCCCGCGGGCTACGCGATCAAGATCGGCGGCTCGGTGGAGGAGAGTGCCAAGAGCCAGGGGCCGATCATCGCAGTCGTGCCGCTGATGCTGTTCGTCATGGCGACCGTGCTGATGGTGCAGCTGCAGAGCTTTTCGCGCCTGTTCCTTGTGTTCGCGGTCGCGCCGCTCGCGCTGATCGGCGTCGTCATAGCCATGCTGCCGAGCGGCGCGCCACTGGGTTTTGTGGCGATCCTCGGCGTGCTGGCGCTCATCGGCATCCTGGTCCGAAACTCCGTGATCCTGATCGTGCAGATCGAGGATCTCAAGAACGAGGGCAGGCCGGCCTGGGATGCGGTGGTGGAAGCAACCGAGCACCGCATGCGCCCGATCCTGCTCACGGCCGCCGCGGCAAGTCTCGCGCTCATTCCAATCGCGCGCGAGATTTTCTGGGGCCCGATGGCCTATGCCATGATGGGCGGCATCATCGTCGGCACGCTGCTGACGCTGCTGTTTCTGCCGGCGCTCTATGTGGCGTGGTTCCGGATCCGTCCGGATCATGCGGATGAAGCACCTTCACATGATCCCGAAGCCGTTGCGAACGACGCGCCCGCCGAAGACGGGCCCGCTCGCAATGCCCCGCAGCGTGTGCTCGAGCCCCAAATCTAG
- a CDS encoding DUF3551 domain-containing protein — protein MRLAIFSFVAIVAASTVAAILIPAELDATQEYAFCRLDYDSGVRSCAFETIDQCVSAIAGRGGSCFRSPSSEANASFAHAPKMHAGHRH, from the coding sequence GTGCGACTAGCAATTTTCAGCTTCGTCGCCATTGTCGCAGCGTCAACGGTCGCGGCGATTCTGATCCCTGCCGAGCTGGACGCGACACAGGAATACGCGTTCTGCCGACTAGACTATGACTCGGGGGTGCGCAGTTGCGCATTCGAGACTATCGATCAGTGCGTTTCAGCCATCGCTGGACGCGGCGGGAGCTGCTTTCGCAGCCCCAGCAGCGAGGCGAACGCATCATTTGCCCATGCTCCGAAGATGCATGCCGGTCATCGCCACTGA
- a CDS encoding PAS domain-containing protein — protein MLDLLKGGTEESFGVIERELRCGLWSWDLRANEMHWSRGYYDLLGIEPGMVTPSFAAILQVTHPDDRSAQGEVERVIQKASTIRRKFRVIRRGGNIAWIYCQIIIFVDPEGAAEKAIGICTDITAREDQLNQLRIADERYRALIKAAGAVVWIAKSDGRIHELVNCDHGSKAIASELGWLQLIHPDDQEKIIRVRDAARREKRGYDVVHRIIQPDGSFKWKRSSGQPVLDDGGNIKEWLGISVDLDRDTARSVARRITGAQIRAARGLLRWSVVDLAQAAGITRATIRRLEELDGAPAHNDPALPLIETALARAGVEFLFPEAGKPGVRPR, from the coding sequence ATGTTGGACCTCTTAAAGGGGGGTACCGAAGAAAGCTTCGGCGTTATCGAACGGGAACTGCGGTGCGGCCTGTGGAGCTGGGATCTGCGTGCGAACGAGATGCACTGGTCGCGCGGGTATTATGATCTTCTGGGTATCGAGCCGGGAATGGTAACACCATCCTTTGCGGCCATTCTCCAGGTGACCCACCCGGATGATCGCAGTGCGCAGGGCGAGGTCGAGCGCGTCATCCAGAAGGCATCGACCATCAGACGGAAATTTCGTGTCATCCGTCGCGGCGGTAACATCGCCTGGATCTATTGCCAGATCATCATCTTCGTCGATCCGGAAGGGGCTGCAGAGAAGGCAATCGGTATCTGCACGGATATCACCGCTCGCGAGGATCAGCTCAACCAGCTCCGGATTGCCGATGAGCGCTACCGTGCCCTGATCAAGGCAGCCGGAGCAGTGGTATGGATCGCGAAATCGGACGGCCGAATCCACGAGCTTGTCAATTGCGATCACGGCAGCAAGGCCATTGCGTCGGAATTGGGTTGGCTGCAGCTCATCCATCCGGATGACCAGGAGAAGATCATCCGAGTTCGCGACGCGGCGCGCCGGGAGAAGCGCGGCTACGATGTCGTGCACCGCATCATTCAGCCCGATGGCAGTTTCAAATGGAAGCGATCGTCCGGGCAGCCGGTGCTCGATGATGGGGGGAATATCAAGGAGTGGCTCGGGATCAGCGTTGATCTCGACCGCGATACGGCGCGTTCCGTCGCCCGCCGCATCACCGGGGCGCAAATCAGGGCTGCGCGCGGACTGCTGCGTTGGTCGGTGGTGGATCTGGCGCAGGCCGCGGGCATCACGCGTGCGACCATCCGCCGGCTGGAAGAGCTGGACGGCGCTCCAGCACACAATGATCCGGCGCTTCCCTTGATCGAAACGGCCCTTGCAAGAGCCGGTGTCGAATTCCTGTTTCCAGAAGCAGGTAAACCTGGCGTGCGCCCTCGCTAA
- a CDS encoding globin-coupled sensor protein, producing the protein MTDLPACANSDQHRMARMRFMGITSRSGELLREFWAIAEPAVPRILDGFYRHVTSEPRLAALIGNDIPRLKSAQGTHWARLFNGRFDDEYLKGVRAIGMVHNKIGLEPRWYIGGYNFVLNQLVALAVQRYRWKPGHLCELLSAVNCAVMLDMEIAISVYQEAMLAEREKRQETIHAAIRSFDARMKAVVDRIGGSAGDLQSAANALAASSSQSTQQSSAVAAASEEASTNVQAVAASTEQLTSSIQEIGRQVSESTKIVQTAVDQSARSGDTVQSLAKAAQRIGDVVELISTIAGQTNLLALNATIEAARAGEAGRGFAVVASEVKALAEQTAKATGEIGEQILSIQGATKEAVGAIQDIGRTIGSVSEIATVIAAAVEEQGVATAEIARNVQQAAEGTDQVSSNITGVSQVAAETRQTAEKLLSASEELSIQAAGLRSEVEAFFADIRAA; encoded by the coding sequence ATGACGGACTTGCCTGCATGCGCCAATTCCGATCAGCACCGCATGGCCAGAATGCGGTTTATGGGAATCACATCCCGCAGCGGGGAGTTGTTGCGGGAGTTCTGGGCGATCGCCGAACCTGCCGTACCGCGCATTCTGGACGGCTTCTACCGTCATGTCACGAGCGAGCCTCGGCTTGCCGCGCTGATTGGGAATGATATTCCCAGATTGAAATCGGCCCAGGGTACCCATTGGGCGCGATTGTTCAACGGGCGGTTCGATGATGAATACCTGAAAGGGGTCCGCGCCATCGGCATGGTCCACAACAAGATCGGCCTGGAGCCGCGTTGGTATATCGGTGGATATAACTTTGTCCTGAACCAGCTCGTGGCGCTCGCTGTTCAACGCTACCGCTGGAAACCAGGTCACCTCTGCGAGCTCTTGAGCGCCGTGAATTGCGCCGTGATGCTCGATATGGAGATCGCCATCTCCGTCTACCAGGAGGCAATGCTCGCCGAGCGGGAAAAACGTCAGGAGACGATCCACGCCGCCATTCGGAGCTTCGATGCGCGGATGAAGGCGGTTGTGGATAGGATCGGTGGTTCGGCTGGCGACCTTCAGAGCGCAGCCAATGCGCTGGCCGCGAGTTCGTCGCAGTCGACCCAGCAGTCCAGCGCGGTAGCCGCCGCCTCGGAAGAAGCGTCGACGAATGTGCAGGCGGTTGCCGCATCGACCGAGCAACTCACCTCGTCAATTCAGGAGATCGGCCGCCAGGTGTCCGAATCGACGAAAATCGTCCAGACCGCGGTGGATCAGTCGGCGCGGTCCGGCGACACGGTCCAGAGCCTTGCAAAGGCGGCCCAGCGGATCGGCGACGTGGTGGAGTTGATCAGCACCATCGCGGGGCAGACCAATTTGCTCGCTCTCAATGCCACGATCGAAGCAGCGCGGGCCGGCGAGGCCGGGCGCGGCTTCGCAGTCGTGGCTTCCGAGGTTAAAGCCCTGGCGGAGCAGACGGCAAAGGCCACCGGCGAGATCGGTGAGCAGATCCTCTCGATTCAGGGGGCAACGAAGGAGGCGGTGGGGGCGATCCAGGACATCGGCCGCACGATCGGGTCGGTCAGCGAGATCGCAACCGTCATAGCGGCGGCCGTGGAAGAGCAGGGCGTGGCTACTGCCGAGATCGCGCGCAACGTCCAGCAAGCAGCCGAGGGCACGGACCAGGTATCAAGCAACATCACCGGCGTGAGCCAGGTCGCCGCCGAAACCCGGCAGACGGCGGAAAAGCTTCTGAGCGCTTCTGAAGAGCTGTCCATTCAGGCTGCGGGCCTTCGCTCGGAAGTGGAGGCGTTCTTTGCCGACATCCGGGCGGCCTAA